A window of Acinonyx jubatus isolate Ajub_Pintada_27869175 chromosome E4, VMU_Ajub_asm_v1.0, whole genome shotgun sequence contains these coding sequences:
- the FMO2 gene encoding flavin-containing monooxygenase 2 isoform X3 produces MAKKVAVIGAGVSGLVSLKCCVDEGLEPTCFERTEDIGGLWRFKENVEDGRASIYQSVISNTSKEMSCFSDFPMPEDFPNFLHNSKLLEYFRIFARKFDLLKYIQFQTTVLSVRKHPDFSSSGQWEVVTESNGKKQSAVFDAVMVCSGHHILPHIPLDSFPGIEKFKGQYFHSRQYKHPEGFEGKHILVIGLGNSASDIAVELSKKAAQVFISTRHGSWVMSRISKDGYPWDMVLHTRFISMLRNVLSQFKIIRKWMMEQQMNRWFNHADYGLQPQNKHLMKEPVVNDDLPSRILYGAIKVKSRVIELTETSAIFEDGTVEEDIDVIVFATGYTFSFPFLEESLVKVKDNTISLYKYMFPPHLEKSTLACIGFIQPLGSIFPTVELQARWATRVFKGLCTLPSEKTMMADTIKRNEKRIDLLPALCGQRGNWMGQ; encoded by the exons ATGGCAAAGAAGGTGGCAGTGATTGGAGCTGGAGTCAGCGGCCTGGTCTCACTGAAGTGCTGTGTGGATGAGGGACTGGAACCCACTTGCTTTGAGCGGACTGAAGATATTGGAGGGCTGTGGAGGTTCAAA gaaaatgttgAAGATGGCCGAGCGAGTATCTATCAATCTGTCATCAGCAACACCAGCAAAGAAATGTCCTGTTTCAGTGACTTTCCAATGCCTGAAGACTTTCCAAACTTCCTGCACAATTCTAAGCTCCTGGAATATTTCAGGATTTTTGCCAGAAAGTTTGatcttctaaaatatattcagttCCAG ACAACCGTCCTCAGTGTGAGAAAACACCCAGATTTCTCATCCTCTGGCCAATGGGAGGTTGTTACTGAGAGCAACGGCAAGAAGCAAAGCGCTGTCTTTGACGCGGTTATGGTTTGCAGCGGCCATCACATCCTCCCTCACATCCCACTGGACTCCTTTCCAG GTATTGAGAAGTTCAAAGGCCAGTATTTCCATAGCCGCCAGTACAAGCACCCAGAGGGATTTGAGGGGAAACACATCCTGGTGATTGGACTAGGAAACTCGGCCTCAGATATTGCCGTTGAGCTGAGTAAGAAGGCTGCTCAG GTTTTTATCAGCACCAGACATGGTTCCTGGGTCATGAGCCGTATCTCCAAAGATGGCTATCCCTGGGACATGGTGTTGCACACCCGGTTTATCTCCATGCTCCGAAATGTCCTGTCACAATTCAAAATAATTCGAAAATGGATGATGGAACAGCAGATGAATCGGTGGTTCAACCATGCAGATTATGGCCTTCAGCCTCAAAACAA ACATCTCATGAAAGAACCTGTAGTAAATGATGATCTTCCAAGTCGTATACTCTATGGAGCCAtcaaggtgaaatcaagagtgatAGAGCTCACAGAAACTTCCGCCATCTTTGAAGATGGAACAGTGGAGGAGGATATTGATGTCATTGTCTTTGCAACGGGAtatactttctcttttcccttcctggaAGAGTCACTTGTTAAAGTAAAGGATAATACGATCTCACTGTATAAGTACATGTTCCCTCCTCACCTGGAGAAGTCAACTCTGGCATGCATTGGTTTCATCCAGCCCCTAGGCTCCATTTTCCCAACTGTTGAACTTCAAGCTCGTTGGGCAACCAGAGTTTTCAAAG GCTTGTGTACCTTGCCCTCAGAGAAGACTATGATGGCGGACACTATcaagaggaatgaaaaaagaatagatct